Proteins encoded together in one uncultured Sphaerochaeta sp. window:
- a CDS encoding Crp/Fnr family transcriptional regulator yields MNIYEIVHHSHLFKQIGAQELPQLLGCLKSRTSNFPKDYTIIDEGDFTDEMGIVLQGSVNIVRHDFWGNRTVVTNIGVGDTFAETVAFTQSPSEVAAITSQPTTILFLNINKIVTTCSMNCVYHHMLIENLVRLLSHKNLELMKKINHITKRNTREKLLSYLSAESKRQGNKKTFTIPFDRQHLADYLCVERSAMSSELSKMRSEGLVDYHKSTFTLLEEN; encoded by the coding sequence ATGAATATCTACGAGATAGTACACCATTCTCATCTTTTCAAGCAGATAGGAGCACAGGAGCTGCCCCAATTGCTCGGTTGCCTGAAGAGTAGGACCAGCAATTTCCCCAAGGACTACACCATCATTGATGAAGGGGATTTCACCGATGAAATGGGAATCGTACTCCAGGGATCAGTGAATATCGTCCGTCACGATTTCTGGGGGAACAGAACAGTTGTGACCAATATTGGGGTGGGTGATACCTTTGCAGAGACTGTTGCCTTTACCCAGTCCCCCAGTGAAGTTGCTGCCATCACATCCCAGCCCACCACCATCCTATTCCTGAACATCAATAAAATTGTAACCACCTGCAGTATGAACTGTGTGTATCATCATATGTTGATCGAAAACCTAGTGAGATTACTCAGTCACAAAAACCTGGAATTGATGAAAAAAATTAATCACATCACAAAGCGTAATACGCGGGAGAAACTACTCTCCTACCTCTCTGCTGAATCGAAGCGGCAGGGAAACAAGAAGACATTCACCATTCCTTTTGACCGGCAACATCTTGCAGACTATCTCTGTGTGGAGAGAAGTGCGATGTCCAGTGAACTCTCAAAGATGCGCAGTGAAGGATTAGTGGATTATCATAAGAGCACATTTACCCTACTCGAGGAGAACTGA
- a CDS encoding 4Fe-4S binding protein has translation MITIDEELCNGCGLCVSACQEGAIGLVNGKAVLLREDYCDGLGNCLPVCPTGAITFEEREAPAFDHEAVEKFMEADKPVFSCPGSQLKVMKREEKREPVSQNTNAVPLQSQLRQWPVQIKLAAPNATFFNNADLLIAADCAAYAYGDFHNTFIKNRVTLIGCPKLDAGDYAEKLTEIFQHHEIRSVTVARMEVPCCGGLDGAVKRAIAASGKIIPLAVVTLSTEGEILR, from the coding sequence ATGATAACTATAGATGAAGAGCTGTGTAATGGGTGTGGGTTATGCGTGAGTGCATGCCAAGAGGGCGCAATTGGTCTGGTAAACGGTAAAGCGGTCCTGCTTAGGGAAGATTACTGTGACGGGTTGGGCAATTGCCTGCCTGTCTGCCCAACTGGAGCAATCACCTTTGAAGAGCGAGAGGCTCCTGCATTTGACCATGAGGCGGTAGAAAAGTTCATGGAAGCGGATAAGCCGGTATTCAGTTGCCCTGGAAGCCAGCTCAAGGTGATGAAAAGGGAAGAAAAGAGAGAACCTGTCTCACAGAATACGAATGCTGTACCCCTACAGAGCCAGCTCCGTCAATGGCCGGTACAGATCAAGCTGGCTGCCCCGAATGCTACGTTCTTCAACAATGCTGACCTGCTTATTGCAGCCGATTGTGCAGCCTACGCCTATGGTGATTTCCACAACACGTTCATCAAGAACAGGGTCACACTTATTGGCTGCCCCAAGCTCGATGCAGGGGACTATGCAGAGAAACTTACCGAGATCTTCCAGCATCATGAGATCAGGAGCGTTACTGTTGCGAGAATGGAAGTTCCCTGCTGTGGGGGGCTTGATGGAGCAGTGAAACGTGCTATTGCAGCCAGCGGGAAGATTATCCCCCTTGCCGTGGTAACGCTCTCCACGGAAGGGGAAATTCTCCGCTAG